A single window of Nicotiana sylvestris chromosome 5, ASM39365v2, whole genome shotgun sequence DNA harbors:
- the LOC104238274 gene encoding uncharacterized protein isoform X6 has protein sequence MTMMSNEEEKRCPLCAEEMDWTDQQFKPCKCGYQVCVWCWHHIMDIAEKEASEGRCPACRTKYEKDKVVAMQANFERAENNNSNRKSKPPKAKPKANEVRKDLTNVRVIQRKMAYVTGLPLSLADEDLLQRKEYFGQYGKISKISLSRTAGGSIQLLTNDTCSVYITYSKEEDAIQCIQFVHGFVLEGRYLRASFGTAKYCHAWLRNMPCSNPSCLYLHSLGADEDSFGKDEVAAIHTRSRVQQIVGATSSAMKRSGNVLPPPIDELSNTSFTSTENSTIRSAGVTNDTVDHRSYMARVVPSSDKDGGAGEPNGMTSFVDVGLSNSSRAEKDGNSSEDSRILDLCSNLSSIPINKDNHAQETYSDRVLFEVPSPNQPVNHLRDQNTTEISDEPFREDSTSFDGQRSKDLNSICQEPFLMSSRSAKCTEDYGGNSLLHRACSSSINGMEHRSLHNQAEETLPPLSCVNSTLNDGLHDLKFQSSVKSDTIYRGSNSFSNEEIVEHLRRTENGSLNNFDESSAFNPVKNSIISNILAMDFGSCENSLTSRHSLTGLCNEPNGQRGSWNSLHSGQGFSFMKQDGFSSQRADLDSSSNISLMSNQSSILHDFRERKEQHMHESQYQTVSRPKGLAPPGFSIPSRDLPPGFPLSDEIGGFPHTLSGSQLVNSSSNLIHPPSTRSTRTAGLEVGSQRRALEDEARLWLLMQQNYADQEGKFSRVLASQTPSAHLEQRFHGADEYAGLNDLRGFSSRMVDQRQNLDQSLYAHLSQQKLANGHSSNGYHHNVLDEFQCRNEVGRMAELQRNDRLGLNGYYAGNGNLTFQGSRSGDVFARVFGM, from the exons at GACAATGATGAGCAATGAAGAAGAGAAAAGGTGTCCTCTTTGTGCCGAAGAAATGGACTGGACCGATCAGCAATTTAAGCCTTGCAAATGTGGTTATCAg GTATGTGTTTGGTGTTGGCATCACATAATGGACATAGCAGAGAAAGAGGCATCCGAGGGACGATGTCCTGCATGTCGAACTAAATATGAAAAGGATAAAGTTGTGGCAATGCAAGCAAATTTTGAAAG GGCAGAGAACAACAATTCAAATCGGAAAAGTAAACCACCAAAGGCAAAGCCAAAAGCTAACGAAGTCAGGAAGGATCTTACAAATGTTCGGGTCATTCAACGTAAAATGGCATATGTGACTGGGCTGCCTCTTAGTCTTGCAGATGAAGAT CTCTTACAGCGGAAGGAATATTTTGGGCAATATGGGAAAATTTCTAAAATTTCTCTTTCTCGGACGGCCGGTGGTTCAATCCAGCTATTAACCAATGATACCTGTAGTGT ATATATTACGTACTCTAAAGAGGAAGATGCCATACAGTGTATTCAATTTGTACATGGTTTTGTCCTGGAAGGAAGGTATTTGAG AGCATCATTTGGGACTGCAAAATATTGTCATGCTTGGTTGAGAAACATG CCTTGCAGTAAtccttcttgtctatatttgCATAGCCTTGGCGCTGATGAAGATAGTTTTGGTAAAGATGAGGTAGCTGCAATTCATACAAG AAGTAGGGTTCAACAAATTGTTGGTGCCACTAGTAGTGCAATGAAGCGCTCAGGAAATGTCTTACCACCTCCAATTGATGAATTGTCCAATACTAGCTTTACTTCTACAGAGAATTCTACCATCCGAAGTGCA GGTGTAACTAATGATACAGTGGATCACCGTAGCTATATGGCTCGTGTAGTCCCTTCTAGCGATAAGGATGGAGGTGCTGGTGAACCAAACGGAATGACAAGTTTTGTAGATGTTGGACTGTCTAATAGTTCTCGTGCAGAGAAAGATGGAAATAGCAGTGAGGATAGTAGAATTTTGGATTTGTGTTCCAATCTATCTTCCATACCAATTAACAAAGATAATCATGCTCAAGAAACATATTCTGATAGAGTTCTATTTGAAGTTCCGTCTCCTAACCAGCCTGTCAATCATTTGAGGGATCAAAACACTACAGAAATTTCAGATGAACCATTCAGGGAAGACTCCACATCTTTTGATGGTCAACGATCGAAGGATTTGAATAGTATTTGTCAAGAGCCATTTCTTATGTCATCCCGCTCTGCTAAATGTACAGAGGATTATGGTGGCAATTCGCTCTTGCATAGGGCATGTAGTTCGAGTATCAATGGCATGGAGCATAGATCATTACATAACCAAGCAGAAGAAACTTTGCCGCCACTTTCATGTGTAAATTCCACACTAAATGATGGATTACATGACCTGAAATTTCAAAGTTCCGTGAAGTCTGATACAATTTATAGAGGTTCTAACTCATTCTCCAATGAAGAAATAGTGGAGCACTTACGAAGGACTGAAAATGGTAGCTTGAATAATTTTGATGAAAGTTCTGCATTCAATCCCGTGAAGAACAGTATAATTTCAAACATTTTAGCTATGGACTTTGGTTCATGTGAAAATTCCCTGACTTCGCGTCACAGTTTAACTGGCTTGTGTAATGAACCTAATGGGCAGCGTGGTTCCTGGAATTCTTTGCACAGTGGTCAAGGGTTCTCATTTATGAAGCAAGATGGGTTTTCAAGTCAAAGGGCTGATTTGGATTCTTCTAGTAATATCAGTCTGATGTCAAATCAGTCATCCATCCTTCATGACTTCAGAGAAAGGAAAGAGCAGCATATGCATGAGTCTCAGTATCAGA CAGTCTCAAGACCAAAAGGTCTGGCTCCACCCGGGTTCTCAATACCCTCAAGGGACCTACCTCCTGGTTTTCCGTTGTCTGATGAAATTGGAGGATTCCCTCATACTCTCTCTG GAAGTCAATTAGTAAATAGTTCATCAAATTTGATTCACCCCCCATCAACGAGAAGCACTAGAACTGCAG GCCTGGAAGTTGGGTCTCAGAGGAGAGCTTTGGAAGATGAGGCAAGGCTCTGGCTTCTGATGCAACAAAATTATGCTGATCAAGAAGGGAAATTCTCACGTGTTCTTGCTTCACAAACTCCATCTGCACATCTGGAGCAGAGGTTTCACGGTGCAGATGAGTATGCTGGCCTAAATGACTTACGTGGCTTTTCATCAAGGATGGTGGATCAGCGGCAAAACCTTGATCAATCTCTGTACGCACACTTATCCCAGCAGAAGCTTGCGAATGGCCACAGTTCTAATGGCTACCATCATAACGTTTTGGATGAGTTCCAATGTAGAAATGAAGTTGGCAGGATGGCGGAACTTCAGAGAAATGACAGATTAGGTCTCAACGGATACTATGCTGGGAATGGAAATCTTACATTCCAGGGGTCCAGGTCCGGCGATGTATTTGCCAGGGTGTTTGGGATGTAA
- the LOC104238274 gene encoding uncharacterized protein isoform X1 produces MTMMSNEEEKRCPLCAEEMDWTDQQFKPCKCGYQVCVWCWHHIMDIAEKEASEGRCPACRTKYEKDKVVAMQANFERAENNNSNRKSKPPKAKPKANEVRKDLTNVRVIQRKMAYVTGLPLSLADEDLLQRKEYFGQYGKISKISLSRTAGGSIQLLTNDTCSVYITYSKEEDAIQCIQFVHGFVLEGRYLRASFGTAKYCHAWLRNMPCSNPSCLYLHSLGADEDSFGKDEVAAIHTRSRVQQIVGATSSAMKRSGNVLPPPIDELSNTSFTSTENSTIRSAGVTNDTVDHRSYMARVVPSSDKDGGAGEPNGMTSFVDVGLSNSSRAEKDGNSSEDSRILDLCSNLSSIPINKDNHAQETYSDRVLFEVPSPNQPVNHLRDQNTTEISDEPFREDSTSFDGQRSKDLNSICQEPFLMSSRSAKCTEDYGGNSLLHRACSSSINGMEHRSLHNQAEETLPPLSCVNSTLNDGLHDLKFQSSVKSDTIYRGSNSFSNEEIVEHLRRTENGSLNNFDESSAFNPVKNSIISNILAMDFGSCENSLTSRHSLTGLCNEPNGQRGSWNSLHSGQGFSFMKQDGFSSQRADLDSSSNISLMSNQSSILHDFRERKEQHMHESQYQTVSRPKGLAPPGFSIPSRDLPPGFPLSDEIGGFPHTLSVTSIYAGSQLVNSSSNLIHPPSTRSTRTAGEADFVDPAILSCGKGKPTNGLSISGLEVGSQRRALEDEARLWLLMQQNYADQEGKFSRVLASQTPSAHLEQRFHGADEYAGLNDLRGFSSRMVDQRQNLDQSLYAHLSQQKLANGHSSNGYHHNVLDEFQCRNEVGRMAELQRNDRLGLNGYYAGNGNLTFQGSRSGDVFARVFGM; encoded by the exons at GACAATGATGAGCAATGAAGAAGAGAAAAGGTGTCCTCTTTGTGCCGAAGAAATGGACTGGACCGATCAGCAATTTAAGCCTTGCAAATGTGGTTATCAg GTATGTGTTTGGTGTTGGCATCACATAATGGACATAGCAGAGAAAGAGGCATCCGAGGGACGATGTCCTGCATGTCGAACTAAATATGAAAAGGATAAAGTTGTGGCAATGCAAGCAAATTTTGAAAG GGCAGAGAACAACAATTCAAATCGGAAAAGTAAACCACCAAAGGCAAAGCCAAAAGCTAACGAAGTCAGGAAGGATCTTACAAATGTTCGGGTCATTCAACGTAAAATGGCATATGTGACTGGGCTGCCTCTTAGTCTTGCAGATGAAGAT CTCTTACAGCGGAAGGAATATTTTGGGCAATATGGGAAAATTTCTAAAATTTCTCTTTCTCGGACGGCCGGTGGTTCAATCCAGCTATTAACCAATGATACCTGTAGTGT ATATATTACGTACTCTAAAGAGGAAGATGCCATACAGTGTATTCAATTTGTACATGGTTTTGTCCTGGAAGGAAGGTATTTGAG AGCATCATTTGGGACTGCAAAATATTGTCATGCTTGGTTGAGAAACATG CCTTGCAGTAAtccttcttgtctatatttgCATAGCCTTGGCGCTGATGAAGATAGTTTTGGTAAAGATGAGGTAGCTGCAATTCATACAAG AAGTAGGGTTCAACAAATTGTTGGTGCCACTAGTAGTGCAATGAAGCGCTCAGGAAATGTCTTACCACCTCCAATTGATGAATTGTCCAATACTAGCTTTACTTCTACAGAGAATTCTACCATCCGAAGTGCA GGTGTAACTAATGATACAGTGGATCACCGTAGCTATATGGCTCGTGTAGTCCCTTCTAGCGATAAGGATGGAGGTGCTGGTGAACCAAACGGAATGACAAGTTTTGTAGATGTTGGACTGTCTAATAGTTCTCGTGCAGAGAAAGATGGAAATAGCAGTGAGGATAGTAGAATTTTGGATTTGTGTTCCAATCTATCTTCCATACCAATTAACAAAGATAATCATGCTCAAGAAACATATTCTGATAGAGTTCTATTTGAAGTTCCGTCTCCTAACCAGCCTGTCAATCATTTGAGGGATCAAAACACTACAGAAATTTCAGATGAACCATTCAGGGAAGACTCCACATCTTTTGATGGTCAACGATCGAAGGATTTGAATAGTATTTGTCAAGAGCCATTTCTTATGTCATCCCGCTCTGCTAAATGTACAGAGGATTATGGTGGCAATTCGCTCTTGCATAGGGCATGTAGTTCGAGTATCAATGGCATGGAGCATAGATCATTACATAACCAAGCAGAAGAAACTTTGCCGCCACTTTCATGTGTAAATTCCACACTAAATGATGGATTACATGACCTGAAATTTCAAAGTTCCGTGAAGTCTGATACAATTTATAGAGGTTCTAACTCATTCTCCAATGAAGAAATAGTGGAGCACTTACGAAGGACTGAAAATGGTAGCTTGAATAATTTTGATGAAAGTTCTGCATTCAATCCCGTGAAGAACAGTATAATTTCAAACATTTTAGCTATGGACTTTGGTTCATGTGAAAATTCCCTGACTTCGCGTCACAGTTTAACTGGCTTGTGTAATGAACCTAATGGGCAGCGTGGTTCCTGGAATTCTTTGCACAGTGGTCAAGGGTTCTCATTTATGAAGCAAGATGGGTTTTCAAGTCAAAGGGCTGATTTGGATTCTTCTAGTAATATCAGTCTGATGTCAAATCAGTCATCCATCCTTCATGACTTCAGAGAAAGGAAAGAGCAGCATATGCATGAGTCTCAGTATCAGA CAGTCTCAAGACCAAAAGGTCTGGCTCCACCCGGGTTCTCAATACCCTCAAGGGACCTACCTCCTGGTTTTCCGTTGTCTGATGAAATTGGAGGATTCCCTCATACTCTCTCTG TTACTTCTATCTATGCAGGAAGTCAATTAGTAAATAGTTCATCAAATTTGATTCACCCCCCATCAACGAGAAGCACTAGAACTGCAGGTGAGGCTGATTTTGTTGACCCTGCCATACTAAGTTGTGGTAAAGGCAAGCCAACAAATGGTTTAAGTATCTCAGGCCTGGAAGTTGGGTCTCAGAGGAGAGCTTTGGAAGATGAGGCAAGGCTCTGGCTTCTGATGCAACAAAATTATGCTGATCAAGAAGGGAAATTCTCACGTGTTCTTGCTTCACAAACTCCATCTGCACATCTGGAGCAGAGGTTTCACGGTGCAGATGAGTATGCTGGCCTAAATGACTTACGTGGCTTTTCATCAAGGATGGTGGATCAGCGGCAAAACCTTGATCAATCTCTGTACGCACACTTATCCCAGCAGAAGCTTGCGAATGGCCACAGTTCTAATGGCTACCATCATAACGTTTTGGATGAGTTCCAATGTAGAAATGAAGTTGGCAGGATGGCGGAACTTCAGAGAAATGACAGATTAGGTCTCAACGGATACTATGCTGGGAATGGAAATCTTACATTCCAGGGGTCCAGGTCCGGCGATGTATTTGCCAGGGTGTTTGGGATGTAA